The Pseudomonas entomophila genome segment TATTGGTTAGCTCAACGCCTCACAGCGCTTACACACCCAACCTATCAACGTCGTAGTCTTCGACGGCCCTTCAGGGAGCTCAAGGCTCCAGTGAGATCTCATCTTGAGGCAAGTTTCCCGCTTAGATGCTTTCAGCGGTTATCTCTTCCGAACATAGCTACCCGGCAATGCCACTGGCGTGACAACCGGAACACCAGAGGTTCGTCCACTCCGGTCCTCTCGTACTAGGAGCAGCCCCTCTCAAATCTCAAACGTCCACGGCAGATAGGGACCGAACTGTCTCACGACGTTCTAAACCCAGCTCGCGTACCACTTTAAATGGCGAACAGCCATACCCTTGGGACCGGCTTCAGCCCCAGGATGTGATGAGCCGACATCGAGGTGCCAAACACCGCCGTCGATATGAACTCTTGGGCGGTATCAGCCTGTTATCCCCGGAGTACCTTTTATCCGTTGAGCGATGGCCCTTCCATACAGAACCACCGGATCACTAAGACCTACTTTCGTACCTGCTCGACGTGTTTGTCTCGCAGTCAAGCGCGCTTTTGCCTTTATACTCTACGACCGATTTCCGACCGGTCTGAGCGCACCTTCGTACTCCTCCGTTACTCTTTGGGAGGAGACCGCCCCAGTCAAACTACCCACCATACACTGTCCTCGATCCGGATAACGGACCTGAGTTAGAACCTCAAGGTTGCCAGGGTGGTATTTCAAGGATGGCTCCATGAGAACTGGCGTCCCCACTTCAAAGCCTCCCACCTATCCTACACAAGCAAGCTCAAAGTCCAGTGCAAAGCTATAGTAAAGGTTCACGGGGTCTTTCCGTCTAGCCGCGGATACACTGCATCTTCACAGCGATTTCAATTTCACTGAGTCTCGGGTGGAGACAGCGCCGCCATCGTTACGCCATTCGTGCAGGTCGGAACTTACCCGACAAGGAATTTCGCTACCTTAGGACCGTTATAGTTACGGCCGCCGTTTACCGGGGCTTCGATCAAGAGCTTCGCTTGCGCTAACCCCATCAATTAACCTTCCGGCACCGGGCAGGCGTCACACCCTATACGTCCACTTTCGTGTTTGCAGAGTGCTGTGTTTTTAATAAACAGTCGCAGCGGCCTGGTATCTTCGACCGGCGTGGGCTTACGCAGCAAGTGCTTCACCCTCACCGGCGCACCTTCTCCCGAAGTTACGGTGCCATTTTGCCTAGTTCCTTCACCCGAGTTCTCTCAAGCGCCTTGGTATTCTCTACCTAACCACCTGTGTCGGTTTGGGGTACGGTTCCCAGTTATCTGAAGCTTAGGAGCTTTTCTTGGAAGCATGGCATCAACCACTTCGCGCTCTAATGAGCACTCGTCATCAGCTCTCGGCCTTGAAATCCCGGATTTGCCTAAGATTTCAGCCTACCACCTTAAACTTGGACAACCAACGCCAAGCTGGCCTAGCCTTCTCCGTCCCTCCATCGCAATAACTGGAAGTACAGGAATATTAACCTGTTTTCCATCGACTACGCTTTTCAGCCTCGCCTTAGGGACCGACTAACCCTGCGTCGATTAACGTTGCGCAGGAAACCTTGGTCTTTCGGCGTGCGAGTTTTTCACTCGCATTGTCGTTACTCATGTCAGCATTCGCACTTCTGATACCTCCAGCAAGCTTCTCAACTCACCTTCACAGGCTTACAGAACGCTCCTCTACCGCATCACCAAAGGTGATACCCGTAGCTTCGGTGCATGGTTTGAGCCCCGTTACATCTTCCGCGCAGGCCGACTCGACTAGTGAGCTATTACGCTTTCTTTAAAGGGTGGCTGCTTCTAAGCCAACCTCCTAGCTGTCTAAGCCTTCCCACATCGTTTCCCACTTAACCATGACTTTGGGACCTTAGCTGACGGTCTGGGTTGTTTCCCTTTTCACGACGGACGTTAGCACCCGCCGTGTGTCTCCCATGCTCGGCACTTGTAGGTATTCGGAGTTTGCATCGGTTTGGTAAGTCGGGATGACCCCCTAGCCGAAACAGTGCTCTACCCCCTACAGTGATACATGAGGCGCTACCTAAATAGCTTTCGAGGAGAACCAGCTATCTCCGAGCTTGATTAGCCTTTCACTCCGATCCACAGGTCATCCGCTAACTTTTCAACGGTAGTCGGTTCGGTCCTCCAGTCAGTGTTACCTAACCTTCAACCTGCCCATGGATAGATCGCCCGGTTTCGGGTCTATACCCAGCGACTAAAGCGCCCTATTAAGACTCGCTTTCGCTACGCCTCCCCTATTCGGTTAAGCTGGCCACTGAATATAAGTCGCTGACCCATTATACAAAAGGTACGCAGTCACCTAACAAATTAGGCTCCCACTGCTTGTACGCATACGGTTTCAGGTTCTATTTCACTCCCCTCTCCGGGGTTCTTTTCGCCTTTCCCTCACGGTACTGGTTCACTATCGGTCAGTCAGTAGTATTTAGCCTTGGAGGATGGTCCCCCCATGTTCAGACAAAGTTTCTCGTGCTCCGTCCTACTCGATTTCACTGGCAAGAGATTTTCGTGTACGGGGCTATCACCCACTATGGCCGCACTTTCCAGAGCGTTCCACTAATCTCAAACCAGCTTAAGGGCTGGTCCCCGTTCGCTCGCCACTACTAAGGGAATCTCGGTTGATTTCTTTTCCTCAGGGTACTTAGATGTTTCAGTTCCCCTGGTTCGCCTCTTGCACCTATGTATTCAGTACAAGATACTCAGCTTGTGCTGAGTGGGTTCCCCCATTCAGAGATCTCTGGATCACAGTCTGTTTGCCGACTCCCCAAAGCTTATCGCAGGCTACCACGTCTTTCATCGCCTCTGACTGCCAAGGCATCCACCGTATGCGCTTCTTCACTTGACCATATAACCCCAAGCAATCTGGTTATACTGTGAAGACGACATTCGCCGAAAATTCGCACGTCGCTCTTTCGAGCAGAACTCACAAATTTTACCTTAGCCTGATCCACCCGCAGTGAAACGGGTGTTCAGTCTATTTCTATCACATATCCGAATTTTTAAAGAACGATCTGACAAAAGCCAGAAATCAACATTCATCAACGAATGCTCATTTCTAAGTTCTGATCAATTAGACACAACAGAAAGTGGTGGAGCCAAGCGGGATCGAACCGCTGACCTCCTGCGTGCAAGGCAGGCGCTCTCCCAGCTGAGCTATGGCCCCGCATATTGGTAGGTCTGGGCAGATTTGAACTGCCGACCTCACCCTTATCAGGGGTGCGCTCTAACCAACTGAGCTACAGACCTATATAGGGTCTTGATCGTCTTTACATCTGAATCAAGCAATTCGTGTGGGAGCTCATCAGCAGGCTGATGTCGTCGATTAAGGAGGTGATCCAGCCGCAGGTTCCCCTACGGCTACCTTGTTACGACTTCACCCCAGTCATGAATCACACCGTGGTAACCGTCCCCCCGAAGGTTAGACTAGCTACTTCTGGTGTAACCCACTCCCATGGTGTGACGGGCGGTGTGTACAAGGCCCGGGAACGTATTCACCGCAACATTCTGATTTGCGATTACTAGCGATTCCGACTTCACGCAGTCGAGTTGCAGACTGCGATCCGGACTACGATCGGTTTTGTGAGATTAGCTCCACCTCGCGGCTTGGCAACCCTCTGTACCGACCATTGTAGCACGTGTGTAGCCCAGGCCGTAAGGGCCATGATGACTTGACGTCATCCCCACCTTCCTCCGGTTTGTCACCGGCAGTCTCCTTAGAGTGCCCACCATAACGTGCTGGTAACTAAGGACAAGGGTTGCGCTCGTTACGGGACTTAACCCAACATCTCACGACACGAGCTGACGACAGCCATGCAGCACCTGTGTCAGAGTTCCCGAAGGCACCAATCCATCTCTGGAAAGTTCTCTGCATGTCAAGGCCTGGTAAGGTTCTTCGCGTTGCTTCGAATTAAACCACATGCTCCACCGCTTGTGCGGGCCCCCGTCAATTCATTTGAGTTTTAACCTTGCGGCCGTACTCCCCAGGCGGTCAACTTAATGCGTTAGCTGCGCCACTAAAATCTCAAGGATTCCAACGGCTAGTTGACATCGTTTACGGCGTGGACTACCAGGGTATCTAATCCTGTTTGCTCCCCACGCTTTCGCACCTCAGTGTCAGTATCAGTCCAGGTGGTCGCCTTCGCCACTGGTGTTCCTTCCTATATCTACGCATTTCACCGCTACACAGGAAATTCCACCACCCTCTACCATACTCTAGCTCGCCAGTTTTGGATGCAGTTCCCAGGTTGAGCCCGGGGCTTTCACATCCAACTTAACGAACCACCTACGCGCGCTTTACGCCCAGTAATTCCGATTAACGCTTGCACCCTCTGTATTACCGCGGCTGCTGGCACAGAGTTAGCCGGTGCTTATTCTGTCGGTAACGTCAAAACAGCAAGGTATTAACTTACTGCCCTTCCTCCCAACTTAAAGTGCTTTACAATCCGAAGACCTTCTTCACACACGCGGCATGGCTGGATCAGGCTTTCGCCCATTGTCCAATATTCCCCACTGCTGCCTCCCGTAGGAGTCTGGACCGTGTCTCAGTTCCAGTGTGACTGATCATCCTCTCAGACCAGTTACGGATCGTCGCCTTGGTGAGCCATTACCCCACCAACTAGCTAATCCGACCTAGGCTCATCTGATAGCGCAAGGCCCGAAGGTCCCCTGCTTTCTCCCGTAGGACGTATGCGGTATTAGCGTTCCTTTCGAAACGTTGTCCCCCACTACCAGGCAGATTCCTAGGCATTACTCACCCGTCCGCCGCTGAATCAAGGAGCAAGCTCCCGTCATCCGCTCGACTTGCATGTGTTAGGCCTGCCGCCAGCGTTCAATCTGAGCCATGATCAAACTCTTCAGTTCAATACTGCTTGGGTTTTTAATAAACCCTAAACTTGGCTCAGCAATCTCAAATGACTATGTGATTTCTCGCATGGCCACTTGTGATGCTGATAATCTTGGTGACTATCAGTCCGTACTCACAAGCACCCACACGAATTGCTTGATTCAATTTGTTAAAGAGCGATTGGTTAAGCGCTTTTCAGCTCAACCGAGGCGCGCATTCTACGCTAACCTCATTTCGTGTCAAGCGTTATTTTCGAAGTTTTTCGTTCAACTTCAAACACTTGACTCGCTGCGATCTCTCGTAGCGGGAGGCGAATCATACAGCGTTACAACTTGCTGTCAACCACCTTTTTCACCGCTTTCGATGTGAAACCGAAGCCCTTCCAGCCTCTTCAAATTCGCTTAACTCGTTGATTCTCAAGGAGTTTCGCGCTCCGTTGTCGCTGGAAGTGGGGCGCATTATAAGGGGATCTGAAAGCGCGTCAACCTTTTATTTCAGAAATATGAAAAAGACCACGTCAGAGCTGTAAGGTGTTCACCACAGCCCTTGCAGCGCCTATCCCCCCAAACCCCTATCCCAACCTTGCCAACCCGCCCACCACTGCGCACTATATTGCGCACCCTTGCGCGTACAATAAACGGATACCTCCATGAACACCCCAAACCGTAGCCTGGCCGCCACGCTGTTCCCCATCGGCCTGCTGCTAATCGCCATGGCCTCCATCCAGTCGGGGGCCTCGTTGGCCAAGAGCATGTTCCCCATGGTCGGTGCCCAGGGTACCACCGCCCTGCGCCTCATCTTCGCCAGCGTCATCATGCTCCTGCTGCTGCGCCCCTGGCGCGCACGCCTGGATGCCAGCACCCTGCGCAGCGTGATCATCTACGGCATGGCCCTGGGCGGCATGAACTTCCTCTTCTATATGTCACTGCGCAGCGTACCGCTGGGCATCGCCGTCGCCCTCGAGTTCACCGGGCCGCTGGCCGTGGCGCTATGGGCCTCGCGACGGGCGCTGGACTTCCTGTGGATCGCCCTGGCGGTCGTCGGCCTGCTGCTGCTGATCCCCGTCGGCCAGACCGGCGGCGGTCTCGATCCAGTCGGTGCCGCCTATGCTCTGGGGGCTGGGGTGTGCTGGGCGCTGTACATCCTCTATGGGCAGAAAGCCGGGGCCGAAAACGGTATCCAGACCGCGGCCCTGGGCGTGGTGATCGCCGCCCTGTTCGTCGCCCCCATCGGCATCGCCCACGCTGGCAGCGCTCTGCTGACCCCCGCGCTGCTCCCCGTGGCCCTGGGCGTGGCCATTCTGTCGACGGCCCTCCCCTACAGCCTGGAAATGGTCGCCCTGACCCGCATGCCCGCCCGCACCTTTGGCACGCTGATGAGCATCGAGCCGGCCTTTGGCGCATTGTCGGGATTACTCTTCCTGGGTGAGAAACTCACCCTTTGGCAATGGCTGGCAATCCTCGCCATCATCACCGCCTCGGTGGGCGCGACCCTTTCCATGAAACGGGACGCGGCACCGCCCGTGGCCGCAGACTGATTTGAGAAATATTTGCATTTGGCTACCCATAGCCTTGTACCGTCCGCCATGGCTGATTAAGCTGTCACCCAAATATAATCTTGGCGCTATCTACTGAGCGGTACATGGACGCTGGGGACCATCAGGGAAGAGACAAGGCGCAAACCACAGGCCCGTAAATGCAGTCGGGCCGAATAAGGACAGGAATGAAACGTATTTTTCTCATCCTGGCCATCCTGGCCATCGCTGGATGCGCCGCGACAGCCAATACCGAGGTAAAGCGGGGGAAGAAGGGCCTGCACATCAACTGCTCAGGCCTCTCCTCGTCGTGGGACAAGTGCTACAGCAAGGCCGCCAGTTCCTGCAGCGCCAAGGGCTACAAGGTCATCGCTCGCTCCGGCGACTCCGACGAAGAACCTGGCGACTATGTATTCGGCATCAACCCCGCCGGTTATACCAGTCGAAGCATGATCGTGATCTGCAAGTAGGCGATACACAAAGGGCAGCCAACGGCTGCCCTTTTCAGTTTCAGTTCCGCATTTTCAGAGCGCTGCGGTGCGCCGCTCCAACCAGGCCAGCGCCTCGCCTTTCAGCAGCGGTGCCAACCGCTCCCGCACCGTCTGGTGGTAGCGATTCAACCAGGCGATATCCTCACTGCCCAGCGCCTCGACCAACAGGCAGCGCGTATCGATCGGGCACAGGGTCAATGTCTCGAACTCGAGGAATTCACCGAACTCGCTGGTACCGGCCTCGCGGTTGACCACCAGGTTCTCGATCCGCACTCCCCACTGCCCCGGGCGATAGGTCCCAGGCTCGATGGAGCTGATCATGCCGGGCTGCATGGCCGTCTGCGGTGTGGTCGCGGCCTGGTAGGCGATCACCTGCGGGCCTTCGTGCACATTCATGAAGTAGCCGACACCATGACCGGTGCCATGGCCGTACTCGACCTGATCGGCCCAGATCGGGGCCCGGGCTATAGCATCGAGCAGCGGCGAGAGTATTCCGCGTGGGAAGCGGGCCCGCGACAGGGCAATCATGCCCTTGAGCACCCGGGAGCAATCGGCCTTCTGCTCATGGCTCGGCTCGCCGATCGGCACCATACGGGTGATGTCGGTGGTCCCGCCCAGGTACTGGCCGCCCGAGTCGATCAACAGTAGGCCATTGCCTTCGATCACGGCGTGGGACTCTTCGGTGGCGCGATAATGCGGCATCGCGCCGTTGGCGTTGTAGGCCGCGATGGTGGAAAAACTCAGCGATACAAAGCCAGGGCGGCGGGCACGGGCCGCGCTCAACTGGTCGTCGATGGTCAGCTCAGTGATCGGTTGCTTGCCGAGGGTCGCTTCGAACCAGGCAAAGAATTCGCACAGCGCCGCGCCATCCTCCTCCATGGCCTTGCGGATATGAAAAAGATCCCCCTCACCCTTGCGCGACTTGCTCAGGGTGGTCGGGTTGACACTCTCGATCAGCCGCACCTGCTCGTGCAGGTTGTCCAGCAAGCCACGGGTGACCCGCGCCGGGTCCACCAGCAGGCTCGCCGCAGCCGGAATCGCCGTCAGTGCGTCATTGACCTTGGCGTAGTCGCGGACTTCGATGCCATCGGCCGCCAGCACCCGACGCAGGTGGTCATCGACCTTGTCTCGGCCAACAAACAGGAACGCCTTGTCCTGGCTGACCAGCGCGAAGGAAACAAACACGGGGTTGTAGGAGACATCGCTGCCGCGCAGGTTAAACAGCCAGGCGATGTCGTCGAGGGTGGCGATGAAATGCCAGTCGGCGCCCTTTTCCCGCAGCGTGCTGCGCAATTCGTCGAGCTTCTGCGCACGGTTGACCGTGGCATGGGGTGGCAGGTGCTGGTACACCGGATTGCCCGGCAACGAGGGACGGTCAGCCCATACCTGATCCAGCAGGTCGTGATCGGTGCGCAACGTCGCGCCACGCGCCTGCAAGCGCTCGCCCAGTTGGCGCGCCGAGGCCAGGGCCATGACCGCGCCGTCCACCGCGACGGTGCCGTTCACTTCCGCCCCCAGCCATTCCAGCGCCCCGGGCTGGCCCGGGCGCAGCTTCATCAGCTCGATGCCGCTGCCGGCCAGCTCCTTGTTCGCCTGCTCCCAGTAACGGCTGTCGGCCCACAACCCGGCAAAGTCCGCCGTCACCACCAGCGTCCCCACCGAACCGAGGAACCCGGACAGCCACTGCCGCCCCTGCCAGTACCCCGGCAGGTACTCGGACAGGTGCGGGTCAGCCGAAGGCACCAGCAGGGCATCCACACCCTCCCGTGCCATGACCTCGCGCACACGGGCAAGGCGCGCCGGGACGGATTCGTGAAGGGGGGACTGACTGTTCATGCGCACTCCTGCGGATAGGTGACGACGGGTCCAGGACGCTGATAATGGAACAGCCTGCAAGCGCCCGCAATCACCACGACCGTAACCAGGCATGCATTGCCCCAACTGTCCTGCCGACCGTCGATCCATCCTCCTGAACTAAACCGACCGCGGACCTTCACAACCCTTGAGTACCCGTGCGTACGCGAGGTCGGCCATGCCCCACTCACGCGAACCGAAAAATGCTGTCGTGCTGCTCGACACCCGCGAGCACACGCCGGAGCACGAACAGACGACCCTTCTCAGAATCGCCGAGCACCTGGCACGCCTGCTGGGCATCGAGCGGATCGAACCAGCTCCGCCGCCCTGCGCGGATGCGCGCTGCTACTATGTGCCGACCGCAACCTTGGTCGATCCGACGCGCCAGGCGCTGTTGGGCATTCAGGGCGAGCAGGACCTGTTTGGCGGCATGGTCAGCCATCCGCACATGGCCACCAAGGCCATCTCCCACCCGCTGCCGGCCGACGCTAGTTTCCCGCTCGGCTGGACCGACGCCTTCGCCCTGCATGCCAGCGACGCCCTGCTGCGTGGCTATACCGTGTTCTGCAAGGCCGATGCCCGCCGCGCCGCCGAACTGCTGCTGCGCGAAGGGCCGGTGCGCATCAAGCCGGTACAGGCCTGCGCCGGCCGGGGCCAGCAGGTGATCATCGATGGCCAGGCTCTGGAGCCGCTGCTGGCGGCGATGGATGAACAGCAACTGGGTCTGTGGGGGTTGGTGCTGGAGGAAGACCTCGACGCGGTCGAGACCTTCAGCGTCGGCCAGGTGCGAGTGGCCGGGCTGACCCTGAGCTATCACGGCATCCAGCACCTCACCCGCGATCATGCGGGCGCCGAGGTGTATGGCGGCTCCGACCTGGTGATCGTGCGCGGCGACTACCAGCAGTTGCTGCAGTTGCCGCTCGAGGGCCACCTGCGCCTGGCCATCAACCAGGCCATGACCTACGAAGAGGCCGCCGAGCGCTACATGCCGGGCTTCATCGCCTCACGTCGCAACTACGACATCGCCCGCGGTCAGGACCACCATGGCCACCTGCGCAGCGGTGTGCTAGAGCAATCCTGGCGCCTAGGCGGCGCCAGCCCCGCCGAAGTCCTCGCGCTGGAGGCTTTCGCCGCCGATCCGCGCCTGGACCAACTATGCGCGTCGACCCACGAGGTCTTCGGTGAAGCACAGTTGCCCGCCGACGCCACCCTGTTCTATCAGGGCCACGACAGTGAACTTGGACAACTCAGTAAATATGCACGGATACGCGACCATGACCATCGAGAGTGAAACCGTGGAACTGCACGTCGAGGGCGACAACATCGTCGGCACACTGGTCAGCCCAGGCAGCCGCATGCCGGGAATCCTCTTCGTCCATGGCTGGGGCGGCAGCCAGCAGCGCGACCTGGCCCGTGCCCGGCAGATCACCGGGCTCGGCTGCGTGTGCATGACCTTCGACCTGCGCGGCCATGAAAAGACCGAGAGCCAGCGCCTGACCGTCACCCGCGAGCAGAACCTGGCCGACCTGCTGGCCGCCTACGACCGGCTGACCAGCCACCCGTCGGTCGATCCCGGCGCCATCGCCGTGATCGGCAGCAGCTATGGCGGCTACCTGGCCACCCTGCTCACCCGTCACCGGCCAGTCAAATGGCTGGCGCTGAGGGTGCCGGCCCTCTACTGGGACGATGAATGGGATGCGCCCAAGCAGGCCCTCGATCGCCAGCGGCTCAACGCCTACCGCCTGCGTGACCTGGGCCCGGCCGACAACCGCGCCCTGGCCGCCTGCGCCGAGTTCGCCGGCGACGTGCTGCTGGTGGAGTCCGAACAGGACGACTACGTGCCGCACAGCACACTGATGAGCTACCGCTCGGCCTTCGTCGGCGCCCACTCGATGACCCACCGCCTGGTCGACGGCGCCGACCATGCGTTGTCCAGCGAAGAGAGCCAGAAAGCCTACAGCGCCATACTCACGGCCTGGATAGGCGAGATGGTCATCGGCGCGCGCCTGGACCGCTACCCGCACTACGCACCCTGGTACGCCTGAGTACTGCCCAGCTGGCAATGCAGGCCGCCGTCGGCGCCACGCACCAGGCTGCGCAGCGTCTGGAACGCGGCGAAGTTCACGCCACGGGCCTGGTGCTCGCCCAGCAGATCGAGGAATGGCTCCTCGATAAAGCAGCCTGCGGCAGCGGCCCAGGCCTGGCGTGATTGCCAGCGCAGATGCTGGAGCACCCGGCGACCGTCGTCGCTGACCTGGATGCTGACGCTCAGCAATCCGTCGCAGCGTTGCGCCAGGTGCTCGCTGCGCACCACCAGGGCCTCGGCCAGGGCGGCCTGGCGCAAAGGTGGCACGTCGTACTCGATCATCTGGGTGAACCACAGGGAATGGGTGTTAGCCGCCATGACGCATCTCCTCGTTTCGGGCTCTTGCAGCAGATGGTCGTGGAGGGTAAAACCTCCAGCTAACTCAAGGTCAAGGATTTTTTGCCGATGAAGCCCCCTTCCGCCCAGGAGCGCCTGCTCAGCGTCGGCCAGCTCGCCGCGCGCAGCGG includes the following:
- a CDS encoding aminopeptidase P family protein — its product is MNSQSPLHESVPARLARVREVMAREGVDALLVPSADPHLSEYLPGYWQGRQWLSGFLGSVGTLVVTADFAGLWADSRYWEQANKELAGSGIELMKLRPGQPGALEWLGAEVNGTVAVDGAVMALASARQLGERLQARGATLRTDHDLLDQVWADRPSLPGNPVYQHLPPHATVNRAQKLDELRSTLREKGADWHFIATLDDIAWLFNLRGSDVSYNPVFVSFALVSQDKAFLFVGRDKVDDHLRRVLAADGIEVRDYAKVNDALTAIPAAASLLVDPARVTRGLLDNLHEQVRLIESVNPTTLSKSRKGEGDLFHIRKAMEEDGAALCEFFAWFEATLGKQPITELTIDDQLSAARARRPGFVSLSFSTIAAYNANGAMPHYRATEESHAVIEGNGLLLIDSGGQYLGGTTDITRMVPIGEPSHEQKADCSRVLKGMIALSRARFPRGILSPLLDAIARAPIWADQVEYGHGTGHGVGYFMNVHEGPQVIAYQAATTPQTAMQPGMISSIEPGTYRPGQWGVRIENLVVNREAGTSEFGEFLEFETLTLCPIDTRCLLVEALGSEDIAWLNRYHQTVRERLAPLLKGEALAWLERRTAAL
- a CDS encoding alpha/beta hydrolase family protein, which translates into the protein MTIESETVELHVEGDNIVGTLVSPGSRMPGILFVHGWGGSQQRDLARARQITGLGCVCMTFDLRGHEKTESQRLTVTREQNLADLLAAYDRLTSHPSVDPGAIAVIGSSYGGYLATLLTRHRPVKWLALRVPALYWDDEWDAPKQALDRQRLNAYRLRDLGPADNRALAACAEFAGDVLLVESEQDDYVPHSTLMSYRSAFVGAHSMTHRLVDGADHALSSEESQKAYSAILTAWIGEMVIGARLDRYPHYAPWYA
- a CDS encoding DUF3182 family protein, whose translation is MPHSREPKNAVVLLDTREHTPEHEQTTLLRIAEHLARLLGIERIEPAPPPCADARCYYVPTATLVDPTRQALLGIQGEQDLFGGMVSHPHMATKAISHPLPADASFPLGWTDAFALHASDALLRGYTVFCKADARRAAELLLREGPVRIKPVQACAGRGQQVIIDGQALEPLLAAMDEQQLGLWGLVLEEDLDAVETFSVGQVRVAGLTLSYHGIQHLTRDHAGAEVYGGSDLVIVRGDYQQLLQLPLEGHLRLAINQAMTYEEAAERYMPGFIASRRNYDIARGQDHHGHLRSGVLEQSWRLGGASPAEVLALEAFAADPRLDQLCASTHEVFGEAQLPADATLFYQGHDSELGQLSKYARIRDHDHRE
- the rhtA gene encoding threonine/homoserine exporter RhtA, which codes for MNTPNRSLAATLFPIGLLLIAMASIQSGASLAKSMFPMVGAQGTTALRLIFASVIMLLLLRPWRARLDASTLRSVIIYGMALGGMNFLFYMSLRSVPLGIAVALEFTGPLAVALWASRRALDFLWIALAVVGLLLLIPVGQTGGGLDPVGAAYALGAGVCWALYILYGQKAGAENGIQTAALGVVIAALFVAPIGIAHAGSALLTPALLPVALGVAILSTALPYSLEMVALTRMPARTFGTLMSIEPAFGALSGLLFLGEKLTLWQWLAILAIITASVGATLSMKRDAAPPVAAD
- a CDS encoding antibiotic biosynthesis monooxygenase, producing the protein MAANTHSLWFTQMIEYDVPPLRQAALAEALVVRSEHLAQRCDGLLSVSIQVSDDGRRVLQHLRWQSRQAWAAAAGCFIEEPFLDLLGEHQARGVNFAAFQTLRSLVRGADGGLHCQLGSTQAYQGA